A genome region from Eremothecium cymbalariae DBVPG#7215 chromosome 4, complete sequence includes the following:
- the BAR1 gene encoding aspartyl protease BAR1 (similar to Ashbya gossypii AGR240W): MLLVIHSMLFITLLLFPKLVFGGLLHPQEWDDTSNDGEKCFSMDLINNNDHYLAEIEVGTPPQKLKVLFDTGSADLWFQSSDNEYCAASYPQGDNSTNTNDNEQNMASFCSSSRTYNFQRSSTFTPTGYKFFIDYVNTFSRGIWAKDRLVIGNADVSGLQFGVSNISNTTINGILGVGYERLESVKGYSGAPNRTYPNLPMLLKESGKIDKVAYSVFLNHLNSNVSTVTFGGVDSEKYTGDLYKFPLVNIYKSIPRPSKFHITLQALEVHGNYSSLNKTVSNTPLPALFDTGTNGMVVPPNVAENIASTIHATFDEKFSLYLFACPAEEDDTKLVFDFGDIQIEAPLANFIVPAAELGTEQCGVAIIPEDGTFTLGIPFLRSTYVVYNLEDYEVALAQANWKWDGKSKITPIISNIPGATQATATPWNTNMEQSTDSISSTFGITDISPSTMYPTGTQTTTISDHITKYTVEPLHSPNTLTFTNISPTLTSQVSTVFIVTTTVTATTTITLSHCQKRI, from the coding sequence ATGCTTTTAGTTATTCATAGTATGCTTTTCATTACGCTCCTTCTGTTTCCAAAGTTGGTGTTCGGCGGCCTGCTACATCCACAGGAATGGGATGACACATCAAATGACGGAGAAAAATGTTTCTCGATGGACcttattaataataatgaccACTATTTAGCTGAGATTGAAGTAGGAACTCCCCCTCAGAAACTCAAAGTATTATTTGACACAGGTTCAGCTGATCTATGGTTCCAGAGTTCAGATAATGAATACTGTGCTGCTTCCTATCCGCAAGGCGATAATAGTACCAACACTAACGATAATGAACAAAATATGGCTAGCTTCTGTTCATCTTCAAGGACATATAATTTTCAGCGTTCATCCACATTCACTCCTACAGGCTATAAATTTTTTATAGACTACGTGAATACATTTTCTCGTGGAATTTGGGCCAAGGATAGGTTAGTGATCGGTAACGCAGATGTTAGCGGCTTACAATTTGGAGTTTCCAATATATCCAACACAACTATTAATGGTATTCTAGGAGTTGGATACGAACGTTTAGAATCAGTTAAAGGTTATTCTGGTGCTCCGAACAGAACTTACCCTAATTTACCGATGTTACTAAAGGAAAGTGGTAAAATCGATAAAGTTGCATATTCTGTATTCCTGAACCATTTAAATTCAAATGTTTCAACGGTAACATTTGGTGGCGTCGATTCAGAAAAGTACACTGGGGATTTGTATAAATTTCCCTTAGTCAACATTTACAAATCAATTCCTCGCCCTAGTAAATTTCATATCACTTTGCAGGCTCTAGAAGTTCACGGAAACTACTCATCTTTGAACAAGACTGTTTCAAACACACCATTACCTGCACTATTTGACACCGGAACCAATGGTATGGTAGTTCCGCCTAATGTTGCGGAAAACATTGCCTCCACTATACATGCAACTTTTGATGAGAAGTTTAGTCTTTATCTATTCGCCTGCCctgcagaagaagatgacaCTAAGCTTGTGTTCGATTTCGGTGATATTCAGATCGAAGCTCCATTGGCCAACTTTATTGTACCAGCTGCTGAACTAGGTACAGAGCAATGTGGTGTTGCCATAATACCTGAGGATGGAACTTTTACTCTTGGTATTCCTTTTTTGAGATCAACGTACGTTGTGTACAACTTAGAAGATTACGAGGTAGCATTAGCGCAAGCTAATTGGAAATGGGATGGCAAATCAAAGATTACACCGATTATTAGTAATATTCCAGGTGCTACTCAAGCTACAGCGACCCCATGGAATACTAATATGGAACAATCTACCGACAGCATTTCTTCGACGTTTGGAATAACTGATATTTCACCTTCTACTATGTATCCAACTGGAACTCAGACGACTACAATTTCCGATCATATCACAAAATACACAGTAGAGCCCCTACACTCACCTAATACATTAACTtttacaaatatttcaccAACTTTAACCTCTCAAGTTTCTACAGTGTTTATCGTGACAACCACCGTAACAGCAACTACAACAATTACACTGTCGCATTGTCagaaaagaatatga